GATATTGGAAAGCAAAGAAAtgcaaaaccctaaatttcagGAGTAATTTGGTTTCTCCTCTTATTTCTGTCATTCCAAAAAACCCACCTTAGCTACCTCCCATCTAACCTTCAGGCTCCTTTGTTACACTTAATACACATCCAACTCCCTCATCACAATTACCATTACCACTCTACAACCCACACAGAACAATCACCCAGCCAATACTGCCCTTCAACAACCATAATACACCACAGCTAATTCTTACCGCACACAACAGAAGTAAAAGACAGGAGGTCAAATTAGCCGTAAAAGCTCTAAATCTGGAACTTTCATGGTCAATTCTGACAACTAAAGTCAACCTTGGGTTATTGAATAAGGTATcgttctctctctctctctctctctccctctCCAAAATTTGATGGTGAATGGTGGTGCAATGGAGCTTTCTGGTGTTGTAGCAGTGGTTGATGGGCTGTGAATTGTGATGGATGGTTTGGTGGCTGGGATGAGTTTGAAGAAGAGACAAAAATGGTGGTTGGTCCAAAGGTTGGTGATGTATTTTAACAGATGAAGAGAAGACTGGTGGTTAGTGCGGCGATTTGCGAGGCTGGAATCACTGATGGTTGTGAAAACACAGACTTTGGGGAAGTCAAGTCCATACTCTGTAGGTTACAAATCAGGAAAATGAAGTTTGGGGTAAAACCAAATTGAAatattgaaaaacaaaaataaactgaaTGCACAGAAGTAATTGAGGCACAAATTCCTTTCCATTTCCCTAGTTCATAATAAATGATTGTAAAAAAGTCTGCTCAGATATAACCATTTTAACTCGTTGAAACAGATGATTATTGGAGGAAAAGAAACAATAATGAAGATGATAAATCATGGTGATTCATTCAAGAGCAACAATGTACTCCGAATGATTACCATTCACCAACATAATATGATACTGTACACTTTATACATACCTAGTCTTCGGGATGCACcacaacacaataattatagaAAATTACCTTGAAGATGAAAGCTGAAGTAGATGTGGTGACAGGCTTCTTAGACATTCCACCGTATGTCACCATAGTTCCACCACTCCTGTCAAAGAGAAAAGAGGCAACTATCACCTCAAGAACGGTGAACGGAGGAAGAAAAGCACCAAAAAGAAGTTGAAGTAGGTTAGTATCACAACCTCAAAAATTTAAGAACCAAAGTAGATGCATTGCCACCAACACAATTAAATCCCAGGGCAGGTTCAGGCAAAGTTCCCTAGAAAATTCAGCATATCATAATCAACACTAGGAAGTAGGAATATTTATAAATGAAGGCTTTGAAAAGGCTACAGTGACTGTTAAAaaacattgatttttatatataccAGCATATCCTTGACATTTTTCACTACCAGCTGGCTTTCTGTAAACACTTCATCTGCCCCAAGATATTTTAGCCTTTCCTTCACTTTATCTGCCCCAGCCCTGAAGTAAGTGGAAGACTGTCATTCAAATTAGATCAGATTTTAATGAGAACTATACATCAATTTGCTTAATATTGTAGTCGGTCTTCAGCTAATTCATACATGGTTCAATTCAAGGTGGTAAAAAAAAAGCGCAAGGTAAACTTTCTGATCAGCACCTGTCTCTAATAATGTTAATGCTATGGACACCTTGAGTCCGTGCAAGCTGAATGACACACTGCCCCACCATGCTTGTTGCACCATTTTGCACAATTGCATCACCTTTTAGAATACAGTCAGATCAACAACAGAATTATGTTACAATATTTCGTTACCTAGAGCCATTAAATTGCTCTTACCTAAGAGGAGTTTGGGGGTTCACATGTACACAAGGTTACCCTTGTGATAATAAAGAGGATGTTTTCGATTGACTCTTGATAACAAACATTGTCCGctacttcacataaataagaaatgaATTGATTGAATAAGTCATTTAATATTGTCCATTGTGATCTAAAACCAAAGATATGTGCATCTTTGGCCAAGAAGCGTTCATCTAGGTCATTGTGTCGGTTTTGTGTAGATTTCGGGTCAAGTGTTTTTTCTTGTGTACACATTGGTTTTTACATTGTTGTAAATGCATTTTTGAAGTTGGGTCAAAGTTGGGTTCGGTTATACAAGGTCGGGTAAATGTCTAAACACATCTACTTTAACCCCATCGAGAATTGACAACATAGTGAATAAACAAGTAATTgtacaaattcaaaaaatagtGAGCACATATGTCATTGTAAATGCAAATTCTCAAATAAGATTAAGTCTACATCATCAAATGGGCAAATGCACAAAGTTCAAGTACCCCTACTTTCTTGTTAAGTCGGAGCTTTAAACCATCCAATACAAACAACAAAGAAGAGAGCACACTGGGTTTTAAGTTGCATTGCTAGGAAGATAAAGATCACCTGGATTCAATTGGACGAAATCTTGAAGCATTCTAAATGCAGTCAAAGGATTGACAGTGACTGTAGCAGCATACTCCATTGGTGtgtctttgtttattttgtgccACACATTCTTCTCTTTAACAATGTACGACTGCCATGTTCCTTAGTTACGTGACAAAGAGTCAAATACAGCATCAGCAAAATGCTCATCAATAGTTTAGCACAAATCAACTAAAACTATCACACTATCTAACCACACAACATCGCAAGAGTGGACAATGTTGCAGCTTGACAACTAGTATCAAATTGTTTTCAAGATATTTATTGCTGCCAGAATCGTTAGTCTCCTGAGCATTTTTTCCAAGGTCCACAAATCAGCATAATGCCATGTTATTAATAAACCTCCCTCCCAAAAGTAACCCTTAAAAAAATAGCAGAAACCAACAAGCTTGCATAGATGGATATTATGGAAGTACTTCGACAAGGAAGCATTTAGTGATTAGTACATTGAATAAACAAGAAACAACAACATACCTAAACTCAATACGATTAATTGGCTCCCACTCAAGCGGGATTTTGGGGGACAAATGTGCGCAATGTTGTAATCTTACTTGTACGATAACAAAATAGTTGTTTTTGTTTGACCtttgatagcaaacatcatttataatttcaggCAATAAAGAAGttcacataatttaataagCCATTTTATTATAGTATATGcagtatattataatattataatctaAAACTATAAATCTATAAATCTTTTGCTGCACCGAGAATGAATAGCACATTGGATACACAAGCAATTGTGCAAATGGGTTTTACTGTGACACGAATCGATATCATACATGTTTACGAATTTTGTGAGTCTTTTCATTTAGCTTAGCTAAGGTGGAGATGCAATATCTCATTTGATTGTTGGATTGAATACTTAACTAGGTTCTGGAAATGTATGCCATATGTCAATTCCTCAAAGCACTCTGACTTTGGctttcatttaaaattataagattCACTCCCTTTTTCACTTAAAAAAGTGATAACTGATAAGCAGTTTTGGAAGAGATCCCTATGAGACAGGTCTGGATCAGAATCACTCAGGAGTCAGGATCAATTAAGAGGATCCAAATATGATATCGAGTTGTTGGGCTCATCAGCTAGTGGAGAAGATGATTTACAACCGACCATACATATAGCATAAGAACAAAAGCTAAGACATTTCCCCGACTGGTTTGTGCACTCCGAGAATGAGAACTATTCCTATAGCTTGTTTAGAATACCATTAAGAGCTCGAGCCTGACATTAAGATTGACTTCAAAGACTGTAAAGGTATGTTAGGGAATTTAGAATTCATTTCCAAAAGCTGAATTGGCCCAAAAACTACATTTGACAAATCTAAAATTTGGAATTGTTAAATTGGGCCAATTTCAATGACAATGTAAAATGTGCCAAATTTCCAAATTTTGAAAATCCGAagtaaacagaaggaaaaattCATGAATTTGGAcgccaattttaaattttcccaTCATCAAATAAATTCCACATTGCAAAATACTACCTAAAAAATTCCTCAATGACATTATTTCTATGAAGTAGAGgtccaaatcaaaaaaaaaaaaacaaaaaaggaacACTTCAATgttttttcaaatgcaaataGTGAAATAGAACTGGGTGTATCATCAAATGAGCAAAATACACTTCATTTTCAAATGTTCCTTTAAAAAGCACCTCTCTACTTATACTCCATTTAGAAAGCACCTCTTTAATATTCATCTCCATCAGATCAgagttaattaaaataattgagcACAAATGTTGAATTACCAAAGGAAGGAGGAGAAGGAATGACCCAATCACCAGGGGACAGACCCTGAACACCACACCCAACCGCATAAACTTCTCCAACACCTTCATAGCCACCCACTGCCGGCGGAACTGGCCTCACTGGATAAACCCCTGCATAAA
The Amaranthus tricolor cultivar Red isolate AtriRed21 chromosome 11, ASM2621246v1, whole genome shotgun sequence DNA segment above includes these coding regions:
- the LOC130827260 gene encoding enoyl-[acyl-carrier-protein] reductase, mitochondrial isoform X1 translates to MAAMKLISLRSVHKTASFHFSLRQNPIHRNFVRAFSAIMSPPSMAVVYDNHGPPDQLTKIVEIPPVEIKENDVCVKMLAAPINPSDINRIEGVYPVRPVPPAVGGYEGVGEVYAVGCGVQGLSPGDWVIPSPPSFGTWQSYIVKEKNVWHKINKDTPMEYAATVTVNPLTAFRMLQDFVQLNPGDAIVQNGATSMVGQCVIQLARTQGVHSINIIRDRAGADKVKERLKYLGADEVFTESQLVVKNVKDMLGTLPEPALGFNCVGGNASTLVLKFLRSGGTMVTYGGMSKKPVTTSTSAFIFKDLSLRGFWLQKWMSSDKASECRTMIDHLLGLMRDGKIKYDMELVPFENFHSALDKALGKHGSQPKQVLTF
- the LOC130827260 gene encoding enoyl-[acyl-carrier-protein] reductase, mitochondrial isoform X2, translating into MAAMKLISLRSVHKTASFHFSLRQNPIHRNFVRAFSAIMSPPSMAVVYDNHGPPDQLTKIVEIPPVEIKENDVCVKMLAAPINPSDINRIEGVYPVRPVPPAVGGYEGVGEVYAVGCGVQGLSPGDWVIPSPPSFGTWQSYIVKEKNVWHKINKDTPMEYAATVTVNPLTAFRMLQDFVQLNPGDAIVQNGATSMVGQCVIQLARTQGVHSINIIRDRAGADKVKERLKYLGADEVFTESQLVVKNVKDMLGTLPEPALGFNCVGGNASTLVLKFLRSGGTMVTYGGMSKKPVTTSTSAFIFKVSKSTLRIIVLNK